Proteins encoded in a region of the Candidatus Scalindua japonica genome:
- a CDS encoding glycosyltransferase codes for MHKKKVLLISYHFPPSTEVGGKRIFNFARILPLNGWNTYVLTIKDRYLSALDTAKLKDLDMVTVFKAGRLPNIKQGYLLLKGFYLKRIKKSGVTLDELEESFVHPEYDTIAQKLKDLVEMLFIGFPDEYRTWTIPALFKAVKEIKRNKIDCIVTSSPPVTSHVVGLLVKKITGVKWIADFRDPWLTPVDYTKPRPSRLLYTKIGLWMERKMIGNADKVLTTTRRLCSTYQESFKQHHPDKFIHISNGFDNALVSRCNGLNKFSTFTLSYTGTLYHGRSPEVVFKALKELISEGKINADEMRIKLIGNCKYLDGYLTSEIAKSYGLDHVVDISGQVPYLKSLEIIKRSHSALLLAVDQPLQIPAKVYDYIGLGVTILTLTGQGETSDLIKSTGVGQVFNYSDVDGIKEFLYQAFKEKDLLSTQSSIEVLSKYDTGNIVKELALLLERIT; via the coding sequence ATGCATAAAAAAAAAGTATTATTAATTTCCTATCATTTTCCTCCAAGTACTGAGGTCGGAGGAAAAAGAATTTTCAATTTTGCGAGAATACTACCTTTAAATGGATGGAACACATACGTATTAACTATTAAAGACCGCTATCTAAGTGCACTTGATACAGCGAAACTGAAAGACCTGGATATGGTAACAGTATTCAAAGCCGGCAGACTTCCAAATATTAAACAGGGTTACCTGCTATTAAAAGGGTTTTATTTAAAGAGGATCAAGAAGAGTGGAGTTACTCTGGACGAGCTTGAGGAATCGTTTGTTCATCCTGAATACGATACAATAGCCCAAAAGCTGAAAGACCTGGTAGAAATGTTATTTATTGGATTTCCGGATGAATATAGGACGTGGACAATACCGGCACTCTTCAAAGCTGTTAAGGAAATCAAGCGCAATAAGATTGATTGTATTGTCACCTCTTCTCCCCCAGTAACCTCTCATGTAGTTGGTCTTTTAGTGAAAAAGATTACAGGTGTTAAATGGATTGCTGACTTTCGAGATCCATGGTTAACACCGGTTGATTACACAAAACCAAGGCCGAGTAGATTATTGTATACTAAGATTGGCCTATGGATGGAACGTAAAATGATAGGTAACGCCGATAAGGTATTGACTACTACCAGGAGGCTTTGCAGTACTTACCAGGAATCATTTAAACAGCACCACCCGGACAAATTCATACATATCAGTAACGGGTTTGATAATGCACTGGTTTCCAGGTGTAATGGACTGAATAAATTCAGCACCTTTACTCTCTCTTACACTGGCACACTATATCATGGAAGAAGCCCGGAGGTGGTTTTTAAAGCTTTAAAAGAGTTAATTTCAGAGGGCAAGATCAATGCTGATGAAATGAGAATTAAGTTAATCGGAAACTGTAAATATCTGGACGGTTATTTGACATCTGAAATTGCCAAATCATATGGCCTTGACCATGTAGTGGATATTTCAGGTCAGGTACCTTATTTAAAGTCATTAGAAATTATCAAGAGAAGTCATTCAGCGCTGCTTTTGGCAGTAGATCAGCCTCTGCAGATACCCGCTAAAGTTTATGATTATATAGGTCTGGGAGTGACAATACTTACTTTGACCGGACAGGGAGAGACATCGGATTTGATTAAATCTACAGGAGTAGGGCAGGTTTTCAATTACTCAGATGTTGATGGAATTAAGGAGTTTTTGTATCAAGCTTTCAAAGAAAAGGATTTATTATCAACCCAGAGTTCTATTGAAGTTTTGTCAAAATATGATACAGGAAATATTGTAAAAGAATTAGCCCTCCTTCTTGAAAGAATAACATAG
- a CDS encoding acyltransferase → MLKNIILKIKRRENSFYASLYKIANFLLNFNIPSISLVHLPLYYLDSFTKSTIRWFINVFWSVPLFRARCETVGRDLRLLNGIPYVIGNHLKIYIGDNVRIGRTTFGASKVFDSPVLKVGNNTYIGYGVTISVAKEVIIGDNCMIASCIIMDSDDHPISPEKRLLGMPVDKVDVKPVRIGNNVWIGNGSMVLKGVTIGDNSIIAAHSVVTKDVMENCVYAGNPAVLKKKDINKEEQI, encoded by the coding sequence ATGCTCAAGAACATAATACTTAAAATAAAAAGAAGAGAGAACTCTTTTTATGCTTCTCTCTATAAAATTGCCAACTTTCTTTTAAATTTCAATATTCCTTCTATTTCACTAGTACACCTTCCTCTTTACTATCTGGACAGTTTTACTAAGTCAACGATTAGATGGTTTATCAATGTGTTCTGGTCAGTCCCACTTTTCAGGGCAAGATGTGAAACGGTTGGCAGAGATTTGCGTTTACTGAATGGAATACCATATGTTATTGGAAACCATCTGAAAATATATATAGGAGACAATGTAAGGATTGGGAGAACAACCTTTGGGGCAAGTAAGGTATTTGATAGTCCGGTATTAAAGGTAGGAAACAATACCTATATTGGCTATGGTGTCACTATCAGTGTCGCGAAAGAAGTGATCATTGGTGACAATTGCATGATCGCTTCGTGTATCATCATGGATAGCGATGATCATCCTATTAGTCCGGAAAAAAGACTGTTAGGAATGCCTGTCGATAAAGTAGATGTTAAACCGGTAAGAATTGGAAATAATGTGTGGATTGGTAACGGCAGTATGGTCCTGAAAGGGGTAACCATCGGTGATAACTCAATTATAGCCGCTCATTCGGTTGTTACAAAAGACGTAATGGAAAACTGTGTATATGCGGGTAATCCTGCAGTTTTAAAGAAAAAAGATATAAATAAAGAAGAACAGATTTAA